A segment of the Candidatus Dadabacteria bacterium genome:
AAGCGGAGTGCGGGTGGATTCCAACCGACACGTAAACTCCCCTGTATTTCCTCGAAAGCTCTATGGTGGCAAGCGAGGACTCAATCCCCGTCCCGATGGATATAATCTTCCCGACTCCCTCGGCCGCGGCTTTTGACACAGCGTCCACGGGGTCTTCAATGCTGAGCAGATGGGCGTGGGAATCAACCAGCATGCGGTCTATTTCTTCTCCTTAAGGAGACCCGTTACCTCGTCGAGAAACTCGTTTACGTCCTTAAACGACCTGTAGACCGAAGCGAACCTTACGTACGCGACCTGATCGATATCATAAAGCTTGTCTATCAGCTTTTTCCCTATTTCCTCGCTTGATATCTCCCGCTCTCCCCTCTCGAGAAGCTCCTTTTCGAGACCGGAGACAAAATCCTCTATGACCTCAGTGCTTACCGGCCTTTTCTCGCACGCCTTGCGCATCCCGGCTATTATCTTGTTGCGGTCAAACTCTTCCCTGCGACCGTCCTTTTTCACCACCATCACCTCGGCGTGGTGGATTCTTTCGTATGTGGTGAATCTCTCCTGGCAGTCGTTGCACTCCCTGCGTCTTCTGACGGAAAAACCGTCTTTTCCTTCTCTTGAATCAACTACTCTGGTGTCATCAGATTTGCAGAAAGGGCACTTCATTCTTTTATCCGCCGAGTCTGTGACCGTAAACGGGAAAACGCAGGCACAGTTCCTTCACGTCTTCCTTTATTCTGCCGAGAACCTTTTCATTCTCATGATTGTTAAAAGCTTCCATTATGAAGCCCGATATCGCGTCGATTTCCGGTTCCTTCATCCCTCTTGTGGTAATCGCGGGAGTTCCGATCCTTACGCCGCTTGTGACCATGGGAGGACGGGGATCGAAGGGAATAGTGTTTTTATTGACCGTTATGCCCGCCTTCTCAAGCGTCTGTTCAACAACCTGCCCGGTAAACTCCGTCTCAGTGAGATCAACCAGCACCAGGTGGTTATCGGTTCCGCCCGAGACGAGCTTAAGACCCGCGTTTAGGAGATTTTCCCCGAGACGTTGTGCGTTTTTCACTATCTGGCGCTGGTACTCTAAGAACTCGGGCGTAAGAGCCTCCTTGAACGCAACGGCCTTGGCCGCTATGACGTGCATAAGCGGACCGCCCTGGGTTCCGGGAAAAACCCTGCTGTTCACGGTCTTTGCGTGTTTTTCCTTCATCATTACCATGCCGCCTCGCGGTCCCCGAAGGGTTTTATGGGTGGTAGTCGTCACGAAATCGCAGTGGGGCACGGGATCCGAGTGAAGTCCGGCGACCACAAGTCCCGCCGGATGCGCTATGTCCGCCAGCAAAAGCGCCCCGCACTCATCCGCTATGCTTCTGAATTTCGCGTAGTCCACATCCCTCGGGTAAGCGCTCCAGCCGGCGATTATGAGTCCCGGGGAGTGTTCCAGGGCAAGCTTCCTCACCTCATTGTAATCGATTGTCCCCGTTTCCTTTGAAACCCCGTAGGCAACAACGTTGTAGAGCCGTCCCGAAAAATTAACGGGGTGTCCGTGGGTAAGATGTCCTCCGTGGTCAAGCCTCATGCCCAAGACAGTCTCTCCAGGCTTAAGCGCGGCGAAGAACACGGCCATGTTCGCCTGGGCTCCCGAGTGCGGTTGCACATTAACGGCGTCAGCATCGAAAAGCTCAAGGGCCCTCTCTCGCGCCAGGTCCTCGGCCATGTCAACGAATTCACAACCTCCGTAATAACGCCTTCCTGGGAGACCTTCGGCATATTTGTTAGTAAGAACAGAGCCCATGGCCTCCATGACGGCGTCGCTAACGTAGTTCTCAGACGCTATCATCTCGAGTTTCCATTCCTGGCGCTGTGTTTCCATGCGGATAACTTCCGCTATCCGCTCATCAACCGTCTTTAGATGACTCATCTACTCACCTCGAAACGAAAAAGTATTGTGAAAACGGCTCTCCAGCACCAAGCGCTGTCCTGCGCAACGCCCACGCAATAATGCCGCATCTCGGAAAAAAGCTGCACGATAATTGTGTAAAGTTAAAGTGAGAAACCACGGGATATTCATCTTTCCCAAGGAAAAGAATACCGAATGCCCCGGCAAACCTCAATTTCGTTACAAATGCCGCTCGGGGGAAGGGGAAATCCCTTGGGGGCGGATAAGCCGGGGCGGGGAAACCGCATGTCGAAGACCGCTAAACGAAACGGATACATAGAGATAAAAGGCGCCAGGGAAAACAACCTGAAAAACATAGATGTCCTGATCCCTCAAAACAGGTTCACGGTGGTGACCGGTCTTAGCGGTTCGGGCAAGTCATCCCTCGTGCTTGACACCGTTTACAAGGAAGGGCTCAGGAGGTATATCGACTGCCTTTCAACCTACGCAAGACAGTTTATAGAGAAAGTCGAGCGCCCCGCGATGGACGACATAGAAGGTCTTCCAACCCCGATAGCCATCGAAAGCCGAAACAACGTCATAAATTCCCGTTCCACAGTAGGCACCACAACCGAAATATACGACTACACGAGACTTCTGTTCGCGAAAATCGGAAAAACCCGCTGCCCAGAATGCGGAGAGGAAGTGATTGAACACTCTCCACAGTCCCTCACCCGGCTGCTGCTCGAAAAATTCCCAGGGGAAAGAGCCGTCATCTGCTTTGAGACCGAAGAGGGAGCGGACCTTTCACAATATATGAAAAAAGGCTACTCACGCACCTACCGGAACGGAAAGACCCGGGATATCGAAAAAAGCTTGGAGGATTCGGACGCAAAGACCCAGGTAGTCACCGCGAGAACCGTTATAGGAGAGCGGTCGAAATCTAGGATTACAGAAGCGCTCGAGGCCGCTTTTTCCGAGAGCAGCCGGGCACTTGTACACATCGTTTCAGGGCAGAGCCTGCGTTTCTCAAGAGAACTTCGCTGTGATCTCTGCGATATTGGGTTTGAAAAACCTACCCCGAACACGTTTTCCTTCAACAGTCCCTACGGGGCTTGCGAACGATGCAGCGGATTCGGAAGAAACCTTGAAATCGATCCCGAACTCCTTGTTCCGGACCCCGCTCTCAGTCTCGCCGAAGGGGCAATAGATCCCTTCACGAAAACTTCCTACAGAAAACAGATGAGAAAGCTGCTCGCCTTCGCCGAGGACGCGGGAATAGATACGGAAAGGCCCTTCTCGGAACTTTCGGCAAGGGAAAAAGATCTCGTGTTAAACGGAGACGAGTACTACTACGGCGTGAAAGGGTATTTCAAAAGGCTTGAGCGGAAAAATTACAAAACCCACATAAGGGTTTTTCTCTCGAGATACCGCTCCGCGTTTACCTGCGAGGACTGCGGGGGAAGCAGGCTCAAGGAAAAAGCCCTCAACGTGCGAATAGAAGGGGAAAGCATATTCCATCTCTCCGAGATGTCCGTAAAGGATCTGAGGTCCTGGTTTGACCGCTTGACCCTGTCTGTTTATGAACTGGAGATCGCCTCCGACATAATAAAGGAAATAAATTCACGGCTGGATTTTCTTATCCACGTGGGGCTTGATTACCTGACCCTCTCAAGGCTCACCCGTACCCTCTCGGGCGGAGAAGCGCAGAGGATAAACCTTGCCTGCCAGATGAGTTCGCGGCTTACCGAGACCCTGTATATTCTGGACGAGCCCTCGATCGGTCTGCACGCAAGAGACATGAACCGGCTCAATTCGCTGATAAGAGAACTCCGGGGAAGAAACAACACCATCATACTCATAGAACACGATCTTGACACCGTAAAGTCCGCAGACTACATAGTGGAACTCGGTCCCCGGGCGGGAGACGGCGGGGGAGAGGTCGTGTATCAGGGGACCCTGAAGAGTTTCCTGCGTTCGGCGAAGAACTCGACCACGAAAAAATACCTCGCAAACGAAAAGAAAATAGAAGTTCCCGGTTCCCGCAGAAAAACCACCAGCAATTCAATAAACGTAATCGGCGCGAGCGAAAATAACCTCAAGAACATAAACGTCCGTTTTCCCCTTGGAACCCTCTCGTGCGTAACCGGGGTCTCGGGTTCGGGGAAAAGCTCGCTTGTAAACGACATCCTGCATAACGCTCTCCTAAGAAAATTCAGGAGGAAAGCCGAAAGGGTCGGAAAACACGAACGTATAGAAGGCACAGAGCATATAGACGACGTGATAATTCTTGATCAGGCGAGCATAGGAAGAACCTCGAGATCAAATCCCGTCACTTACATAAAGGTTTACGACGACATACGCAAAATCCTCGCCGGGCACTACCAGGCGAAACTTCGCAAACTTACCCCGTCGCATTTTTCCTTCAACGTGAGGGGAGGCCGCTGCGAGAAATGTATGGGTGAGGGAAGTCACAGGGTCGAGATGCACTTTCTCGCCGACGTCATGGTGACGTGCGAGGAATGCGGAGGAAAAAGGTTTGGAAAAGAT
Coding sequences within it:
- the nrdR gene encoding transcriptional regulator NrdR; its protein translation is MKCPFCKSDDTRVVDSREGKDGFSVRRRRECNDCQERFTTYERIHHAEVMVVKKDGRREEFDRNKIIAGMRKACEKRPVSTEVIEDFVSGLEKELLERGEREISSEEIGKKLIDKLYDIDQVAYVRFASVYRSFKDVNEFLDEVTGLLKEKK
- a CDS encoding serine hydroxymethyltransferase, coding for MSHLKTVDERIAEVIRMETQRQEWKLEMIASENYVSDAVMEAMGSVLTNKYAEGLPGRRYYGGCEFVDMAEDLARERALELFDADAVNVQPHSGAQANMAVFFAALKPGETVLGMRLDHGGHLTHGHPVNFSGRLYNVVAYGVSKETGTIDYNEVRKLALEHSPGLIIAGWSAYPRDVDYAKFRSIADECGALLLADIAHPAGLVVAGLHSDPVPHCDFVTTTTHKTLRGPRGGMVMMKEKHAKTVNSRVFPGTQGGPLMHVIAAKAVAFKEALTPEFLEYQRQIVKNAQRLGENLLNAGLKLVSGGTDNHLVLVDLTETEFTGQVVEQTLEKAGITVNKNTIPFDPRPPMVTSGVRIGTPAITTRGMKEPEIDAISGFIMEAFNNHENEKVLGRIKEDVKELCLRFPVYGHRLGG
- the uvrA gene encoding excinuclease ABC subunit UvrA, coding for MSKTAKRNGYIEIKGARENNLKNIDVLIPQNRFTVVTGLSGSGKSSLVLDTVYKEGLRRYIDCLSTYARQFIEKVERPAMDDIEGLPTPIAIESRNNVINSRSTVGTTTEIYDYTRLLFAKIGKTRCPECGEEVIEHSPQSLTRLLLEKFPGERAVICFETEEGADLSQYMKKGYSRTYRNGKTRDIEKSLEDSDAKTQVVTARTVIGERSKSRITEALEAAFSESSRALVHIVSGQSLRFSRELRCDLCDIGFEKPTPNTFSFNSPYGACERCSGFGRNLEIDPELLVPDPALSLAEGAIDPFTKTSYRKQMRKLLAFAEDAGIDTERPFSELSAREKDLVLNGDEYYYGVKGYFKRLERKNYKTHIRVFLSRYRSAFTCEDCGGSRLKEKALNVRIEGESIFHLSEMSVKDLRSWFDRLTLSVYELEIASDIIKEINSRLDFLIHVGLDYLTLSRLTRTLSGGEAQRINLACQMSSRLTETLYILDEPSIGLHARDMNRLNSLIRELRGRNNTIILIEHDLDTVKSADYIVELGPRAGDGGGEVVYQGTLKSFLRSAKNSTTKKYLANEKKIEVPGSRRKTTSNSINVIGASENNLKNINVRFPLGTLSCVTGVSGSGKSSLVNDILHNALLRKFRRKAERVGKHERIEGTEHIDDVIILDQASIGRTSRSNPVTYIKVYDDIRKILAGHYQAKLRKLTPSHFSFNVRGGRCEKCMGEGSHRVEMHFLADVMVTCEECGGKRFGKDVLAYRYKGKNIDDILNLTVDQAMGFFSGNPAVTRKLKVLKDVGCGYLRLGQPATTLSGGEAQRIKIARELSKKEKNNILYILDEPTVGLHIDDIGKLLDVLNRLVDAGNSVIVIEHNLEMIKCADYVVDLGPEGGDNGGRIVASGTPEQVASVENSYTGEHLRPLLG